AGTGTAGGAGGCAAGCAAATAGAACTGATTCACGAATTGTCTTCGCACCGTCACGAGTGCTGCCTGATAGTTCGATCCCGCCCAGTTCGTCATGGACGTGACGCCGGTGAATTGAGGGTAGTTCATCTCCAGCTGGCCGCGCTGTATCTGCGACGCTGAGAGGGAGCCATTGGTGATAATGCCGGCGAACGGATTTTGCACAAGTTGCTGGAGGGCTGTCCCCTGGGCAAGATCCTGCTGAGGTAAATGATGGAAGCTGAAGTCCGCCGGTAGATGCAATCCGTGCGTTCCGATGTACCCGAATTCAACCGCCCAGTTCCCGACCTGCTGCTGGAGGTTGGCGCTCCACTGCTGGGCTGTGCCTGTTTTCAGATCACGAACGTTTGCGGTAACGCTGGTACCGAGGCCTGTCAGCGGCCCAAGGGAGGAACCGGAGATCGGTACGATCCCTTGAGGGAAAGGATTACTGAGTGTGCCGCTTGGCTGATTCCCGTCGACGGTGGACACATACGAGGTCTGGCTTGTGAAGCCGGTCGACCCCAGGCGTACATACCCTCCCGTCGTCGGAAGATAGTAGAGCCCCAGACCCGCACGAAAGACTGTCTTCGGAGTAAAGCTGTAGGCGAAGCCCACGCGCGGAGCGAAGTTATTCCAGGTGGTGTCGCGGTTACCCCGTCCGACACCGTTGACTCCGACAAACTGAAGTCCCCCCGTGAGGTTCATTCCACCCGCGTTATAGCCAAGATTCGGATCGAAGTTGCTGATGCCATTATGGCGGTCAGTGGTGCCGTCCTCGTGGTCGAAGCGCAGTCCATAGTCGACAACCAGCTTTCGTGAAACCTTCCAGTTGTCCTGAGCGTAGAGCGCCCAGTAGTACGTTGAATACGCATAGTTTTGGTGCCGATAGAGGGTTCCGCTCGCCGGGTCGCCAAGTAGGAAGGACGCGAGGTCATAGCCGTTGGTTGCGGCGGCGGTCGGACTCGGACCTTTCGTGAAGTTTGCGTCGAAATTGAACTGAAGCACGCCGGATCCCTGGATCGAGTTCCATTGGTAGTCCCGCAGTTCCGCACCGGCTTTGAACGTATGGGTATTCTTGACCAGGGTGACGTCTCCACCAACGGTGTATGCGTTGTTTTCCTGGGTCGACGGATCGGACTGATTACTTCCGATCGAAGATGTTGTCGACATGGCAAATAAAGGAAACTCCAGCAACTGCATTTGCGTTGCCAGAGAGGATGGAAAGCCCAGCGTTCCCGGATCAAAGCCAAGGCTGATCGGATTGCGCACAAGGCCAAAGCGATTGAATCCGGCATGCGTTTCAACCAGAAGGTTAGGGCTAAGCGCGTTGGTGTAGATAAGCGCTATGCTGTGCCTCGGGTATATCGTTGGTCCGAAACCCGGATCCGCGACGTTGTTGGAACCAAAGTATCGGGGTGAAATCAGGGTTGCTCTATCCCATGTGTAACGTCCGGCAAGCCGCTGGGTTGGCGTGAGGTACTCGTCCAGGCGAATACCAAATGCGTTCCGAGTCGTTGTTTGAACGCCATTGGCAAAATAGTTGTTCACGCCTGTGAACGGATTTCCGCCCACATTCGGTTCCGGATAGTACGACAAGACCTTGAGAGCGACGGGGTTGAGAAGTCCCTGAGGGATCACATTGCCCGCAAATTGTGTGCGCGGAGCCTGGGTGGAGCCAGTGAGTGGGTTGTAAATCGGTATCAACTGTCCCGCAGAGTTAAAGGTCTGAGAAAAATCGCCCGTCCGTTCACGATCGGTTGGGACCGTATAGAAACTGTTCGAGCCGATCGTCTGCCTTGACCCTTCATAATTGGAGAAGAAAAAGAGCCGGTTGGGAATGATGCGGCCTCCGACCGCTGCGCCATATTGGTTGAAGTGCAGCGGAGGAATCGGCTTGTCGTTTCTCTTGCTGAAGAAGTCATTGGAATTGAAGACGTCATTTTGCGCGAACTCCCATGCGGAGCCATGAAACTGATTCTCGCCGGCACGGGAGATGTAATTGACGGCGCCCCCTGCGGTTCGACCATACTCGGCAGGAGCGTTGTGAGTGATGATGATGATTTCCTGAGTCGCGTCCGGCGACAGGGGCACCATTGGTCCTCCTCCGGTCGGCAGTTCGTTGGCATTCCCGTCCAGGAGGAAGGTGTTAAAGGAGGGTGGTGATCCGGCAATCGATATACGTCCATCTGTATTGGCAGATTGCGTGTAGCTTCCAAAGCTCCCGATCGCCCGGACTGCCGGGGACAAAGCAACCAACTCTGTAATGTTGCGTCCGTTCAAGGGAAGATTCTGGATCGCCTCCGGCTCGAGGGACGTGCTGACATTTGTGGTCTCCTGCTGAAGGGCTGGGGCCTGTGAGTTCACCTGAACAGTGGTTTGAGCTCCCCCAACGGCCAGGGATATGTCGATACGCAGGTCCTGATTCTCACCGAGATCGACTCCCGTCCTGTTCACTCCCGTGAATCCTGCCGCCGAAACCTGCACGGTATACAGGCCGGGAGTCAACGCCGAGATCG
This DNA window, taken from Acidicapsa ligni, encodes the following:
- a CDS encoding TonB-dependent receptor, which translates into the protein MKLSHRMLVILRRSALIILLFSGFAHAWSQSSMTGLIADPSGASIPNAQVEARNLNTNINRVAKTNEKGYYTISALTPGLYTVQVSAAGFTGVNRTGVDLGENQDLRIDISLAVGGAQTTVQVNSQAPALQQETTNVSTSLEPEAIQNLPLNGRNITELVALSPAVRAIGSFGSYTQSANTDGRISIAGSPPSFNTFLLDGNANELPTGGGPMVPLSPDATQEIIIITHNAPAEYGRTAGGAVNYISRAGENQFHGSAWEFAQNDVFNSNDFFSKRNDKPIPPLHFNQYGAAVGGRIIPNRLFFFSNYEGSRQTIGSNSFYTVPTDRERTGDFSQTFNSAGQLIPIYNPLTGSTQAPRTQFAGNVIPQGLLNPVALKVLSYYPEPNVGGNPFTGVNNYFANGVQTTTRNAFGIRLDEYLTPTQRLAGRYTWDRATLISPRYFGSNNVADPGFGPTIYPRHSIALIYTNALSPNLLVETHAGFNRFGLVRNPISLGFDPGTLGFPSSLATQMQLLEFPLFAMSTTSSIGSNQSDPSTQENNAYTVGGDVTLVKNTHTFKAGAELRDYQWNSIQGSGVLQFNFDANFTKGPSPTAAATNGYDLASFLLGDPASGTLYRHQNYAYSTYYWALYAQDNWKVSRKLVVDYGLRFDHEDGTTDRHNGISNFDPNLGYNAGGMNLTGGLQFVGVNGVGRGNRDTTWNNFAPRVGFAYSFTPKTVFRAGLGLYYLPTTGGYVRLGSTGFTSQTSYVSTVDGNQPSGTLSNPFPQGIVPISGSSLGPLTGLGTSVTANVRDLKTGTAQQWSANLQQQVGNWAVEFGYIGTHGLHLPADFSFHHLPQQDLAQGTALQQLVQNPFAGIITNGSLSASQIQRGQLEMNYPQFTGVTSMTNWAGSNYQAALVTVRRQFVNQFYLLASYTYSKLLDNNLGNGENIYADSGSNTVQNWDNLKAEKSVSTSNLPQHLVVSGNYILPFGQAGSRLYRESIGGWQLNGIFTAESGDPISVTANAPAYGGARPNIVADPTLQHPTVNTWLNKAAFANIPAFSYGNAPRVLPFTRSQAYVNLDAAIAKEIYLRDEMGVNLRFEAFNLFNSTTFGLPDSNINDTNFGQITTLRTGTAPRVLQFSARLHF